In Spirosoma aureum, a single genomic region encodes these proteins:
- a CDS encoding 2OG-Fe(II) oxygenase codes for MTQETIDWPYYQSDLSQTGFTLLPSFLSSEECRELANLFDEPNLYRKSIVMQNHGYGSGEYKYFSYPLPSVVDTLRHELFTQLSPIANNWNEKLGINLRYPTDLDEWLSTCHAAGQTRPTPLILKYGPGDWNALHQDMYGVLYFPFQAVLFLSQPGQDYTGGEFVMLEQRPRMQSKATVLLPEQGQVLLFTTKYRPAQGTRGYYRVAMRHGVSEVRTGTRVNAGLIFHDAA; via the coding sequence ATGACTCAAGAAACAATTGACTGGCCCTATTACCAGTCTGACCTATCCCAAACCGGGTTCACTCTACTACCCTCATTCCTCTCATCCGAAGAATGTCGTGAGCTGGCAAACTTGTTCGACGAGCCAAACCTCTATCGAAAAAGCATTGTCATGCAGAATCACGGCTATGGCAGTGGCGAATACAAATATTTCAGCTACCCGCTCCCATCAGTCGTCGATACGCTTCGGCATGAATTGTTCACTCAATTGTCGCCCATTGCCAACAACTGGAATGAAAAATTGGGAATTAACCTGCGCTACCCGACCGATCTTGACGAATGGCTTTCCACCTGCCACGCAGCCGGACAAACCCGCCCAACGCCATTGATTCTGAAATACGGCCCTGGCGACTGGAACGCGCTTCACCAGGATATGTATGGTGTGCTTTATTTCCCGTTTCAGGCTGTCCTTTTTCTGAGCCAGCCGGGCCAGGATTACACGGGCGGGGAGTTCGTTATGCTCGAACAGCGCCCAAGGATGCAGTCAAAAGCAACGGTATTACTGCCAGAACAAGGGCAGGTTCTATTGTTCACGACTAAATACAGACCCGCTCAGGGCACTCGGGGCTACTACCGCGTGGCCATGCGGCACGGAGTTAGTGAAGTGCGAACGGGAACCCGCGTCAATGCGGGGCTTATTTTTCACGATGCCGCATGA
- a CDS encoding lactate utilization protein B, translating into MEKGMKDHAALAEAFINDEERVDWHDGALWWIRQKRDIASKQIPEWEDLRETASRIKNNVLSNLHDYLLQFEANATLNGIKVHWAADAEEHNAIVYSILKDKDIKQMVKSKSMLTEECHLNEYLIERGVDVINSDLGEYIQQLDNEPPSHIVLPCIHKRKEEIGEIFHEHLGTEKGVSDPTTLTRFARRHLRDVFITRRAALTGVNFAVAETGEYVVCTNEGNADMGAHLSEVQIASMGIEKIIPQKAHLGVFLRLLARSATGQPITIYSSHFKKPREGQEMHLILVDLGRSRQLGRVDFRDSLKCIKCGACMNTCPVYRKSGGLSYHNTIAGPIGAILAPNLDMKKHADLPFASTLCGSCSNVCPVKINIHDQLYQWRQVIVREGYAANTKVLGMKAMAWTLSSPTSYSTLGKAGRWVLNNIPFAVNNKFNPWYKQRDMPDGPKESFDVWYAKNNGHDSEKD; encoded by the coding sequence ATGGAAAAAGGAATGAAAGATCATGCCGCTTTAGCCGAGGCTTTTATCAACGACGAAGAACGGGTCGACTGGCACGACGGAGCCCTCTGGTGGATCAGGCAGAAACGGGACATTGCCTCCAAACAAATTCCGGAGTGGGAGGATTTACGCGAAACCGCATCCCGAATAAAAAACAATGTACTGTCAAATCTGCATGACTACCTGTTGCAGTTTGAAGCCAATGCAACCTTGAATGGGATAAAAGTGCATTGGGCCGCCGATGCCGAAGAACACAACGCAATTGTGTATTCCATCCTGAAAGACAAAGACATTAAACAAATGGTAAAGAGCAAGTCCATGCTCACCGAAGAATGCCATCTGAATGAATACCTGATTGAACGTGGTGTCGATGTCATTAACTCCGATCTGGGCGAATACATTCAGCAACTGGATAATGAGCCACCCAGCCACATTGTGCTGCCCTGCATTCATAAACGAAAAGAGGAAATCGGTGAGATTTTTCATGAACATCTGGGTACAGAGAAAGGCGTGTCGGACCCGACTACGCTGACGCGATTTGCCCGCCGACACCTGCGCGATGTTTTTATCACCCGACGAGCGGCCCTGACTGGAGTCAATTTTGCCGTGGCCGAAACCGGCGAGTATGTTGTCTGCACCAACGAAGGAAACGCCGATATGGGTGCCCATTTATCGGAAGTGCAGATTGCCTCTATGGGGATCGAAAAAATCATTCCTCAAAAGGCCCATCTCGGCGTGTTTTTACGGTTACTCGCCAGAAGTGCTACCGGACAACCCATCACCATCTATTCGAGTCATTTTAAAAAACCACGTGAAGGTCAGGAAATGCACCTGATTCTGGTCGATTTGGGAAGAAGCCGTCAGTTGGGCCGGGTCGATTTTCGGGATTCGTTGAAGTGTATCAAATGCGGAGCTTGTATGAATACTTGCCCCGTTTACCGGAAAAGTGGTGGTCTTAGTTACCACAATACGATTGCCGGACCTATCGGCGCTATTCTGGCTCCTAACCTGGACATGAAAAAGCACGCCGATCTGCCCTTTGCGTCGACGCTCTGCGGTTCCTGCTCGAATGTCTGCCCTGTAAAAATTAACATTCACGATCAGTTGTACCAATGGCGGCAAGTTATTGTTCGGGAGGGTTATGCGGCCAATACGAAGGTGCTGGGTATGAAAGCAATGGCCTGGACGTTATCGTCGCCGACATCGTATTCCACGTTGGGTAAAGCCGGGCGCTGGGTTTTAAATAACATTCCGTTCGCTGTAAATAACAAATTCAATCCCTGGTATAAACAACGTGACATGCCAGACGGACCCAAAGAGTCGTTTGATGTGTGGTATGCTAAAAACAACGGCCATGATAGCGAAAAGGATTAA
- a CDS encoding Ada metal-binding domain-containing protein — protein sequence MIRHTDLGSSPFAQRRKLTDLIQQGLITLGGNRPGKIYGRLDCRAGKRMKPENRVFFRNETEALELRYRPCAVCLPGAYKAWKESDK from the coding sequence ATGATTCGACATACAGATTTAGGATCATCTCCATTTGCCCAACGCCGAAAACTAACAGACTTAATCCAGCAGGGACTCATTACGTTGGGCGGCAACCGTCCCGGTAAGATCTACGGTCGGCTGGACTGCCGGGCAGGGAAACGCATGAAGCCCGAAAACCGAGTGTTTTTCCGGAATGAAACCGAAGCACTTGAACTACGTTATAGACCGTGCGCCGTGTGTTTACCAGGAGCCTATAAAGCCTGGAAAGAAAGCGATAAGTAA
- a CDS encoding DUF4386 domain-containing protein, whose amino-acid sequence MKTSTMPANRLIGNRLILGVILVMIPYTTLTIVFDYPDILRQEPGIVLTRFHTGGASLIGVWWLFAIGGFPLLQAYVLIGQKFEKQVYALRWATTLGVISAIVQLIGLLRWPFVVPVLATLYVTTTDLATRQAIVVVFTAIHQYGGVVLGEHLGQLLTIAYTLLLSRAFAQMTLFPKWISYLGYVASGIYLLAQGDLFATVIPGFPTWELAGLLGSSLWLIWLLVVGVWFRRLADAANE is encoded by the coding sequence ATGAAAACATCCACAATGCCTGCTAATCGACTCATTGGAAACCGGCTCATTCTAGGCGTTATTCTGGTGATGATTCCCTACACGACGCTAACGATTGTGTTCGATTATCCGGATATTCTTCGCCAGGAACCTGGTATTGTTCTGACACGCTTCCATACTGGGGGAGCCTCCCTTATTGGTGTTTGGTGGCTATTCGCTATCGGCGGATTTCCGTTGCTGCAAGCCTATGTGCTTATTGGGCAGAAATTTGAGAAGCAGGTATATGCCCTGCGATGGGCTACAACTCTGGGCGTCATTTCGGCTATTGTTCAGCTTATAGGTCTTCTTCGCTGGCCGTTTGTCGTGCCCGTTTTAGCGACTCTGTACGTTACTACCACCGATCTGGCTACCCGGCAGGCAATAGTTGTTGTCTTTACTGCTATTCACCAGTATGGCGGTGTGGTTCTGGGCGAACATCTGGGGCAATTGCTGACCATTGCTTACACACTATTGCTCTCCAGAGCTTTTGCGCAGATGACCTTGTTTCCAAAGTGGATAAGCTATTTAGGTTATGTTGCTTCGGGTATTTATTTGCTGGCCCAAGGAGATTTATTCGCTACCGTAATTCCGGGCTTTCCAACCTGGGAACTGGCTGGTTTACTGGGAAGCAGCCTGTGGTTAATCTGGCTACTGGTTGTTGGAGTCTGGTTCCGGCGGTTAGCCGATGCCGCCAATGAATGA
- a CDS encoding sulfatase-like hydrolase/transferase, whose translation MASKPNFLKLYCQIPLLGALSLVIWGGISKNTLDPPSPKPNILFIFADDQRYNTIHALGDKQVITPNLDRLVNNGTTFTHAYNMGAWQGAVCVSSRAMLLTGLSIWDAQQQEKDYEPLKQAKGFWPQQMKQAGYETYMTGKWHVQTDVTQLFDHVAHERPGMPNQTPQGYNRPLSKQDTTWAPWKEEYGGYWKGGKHWSEVVADDAVGFLNGASKKSAPFFMYLAFNAPHDPRQAPKRWVDKYPVDQIKLPASYLEEYPYKDAIGCGKDLRDEALAPFPRTPYAIRKHIQEYYASISYMDEQIGRILGALEKSGKLENTYIFFTADHGLSIGHHGLMGKQNMFEHSVRPPLIISGPAIAKNAKRHQAVYLQDIMATSLELAGIEKQSRIFFNSLLPQLKSDTAPGNYPSIYGCYTDLQRMVSSEQYKLIVYPAARKMLLFNLKDDPEERKDIAQLPSSQPIMKKLKAKLIQQQQQLNDKLDLKPLLGSL comes from the coding sequence TATCCTGTTCATTTTTGCCGATGACCAACGCTACAACACGATTCATGCCTTAGGCGATAAACAGGTCATTACCCCTAATCTGGATCGGCTTGTCAATAACGGCACCACCTTTACTCACGCCTATAATATGGGTGCCTGGCAGGGAGCCGTTTGCGTGTCGAGCCGGGCCATGCTGCTTACAGGGTTATCGATTTGGGATGCGCAGCAACAGGAAAAGGATTATGAACCGTTGAAACAGGCCAAGGGCTTCTGGCCCCAGCAGATGAAACAGGCCGGTTATGAAACCTACATGACCGGGAAATGGCACGTACAAACAGACGTAACCCAACTTTTCGACCATGTTGCACACGAACGGCCGGGTATGCCGAACCAGACTCCCCAGGGTTATAACCGCCCTCTGTCGAAGCAGGACACGACATGGGCACCCTGGAAGGAGGAGTACGGCGGCTACTGGAAAGGTGGCAAACATTGGAGCGAAGTAGTAGCCGATGATGCAGTCGGTTTCCTGAACGGCGCGTCAAAAAAGTCGGCTCCTTTCTTCATGTATCTGGCCTTCAATGCCCCTCACGACCCCAGGCAAGCCCCTAAAAGGTGGGTTGATAAGTACCCCGTAGACCAAATTAAACTACCAGCGAGTTATCTAGAAGAGTATCCGTATAAAGACGCAATAGGCTGCGGAAAGGACTTACGGGATGAAGCGTTGGCTCCTTTTCCGAGAACTCCTTATGCCATCAGAAAGCATATCCAGGAATACTACGCCAGTATTTCATACATGGACGAACAGATAGGGCGGATTCTGGGGGCTCTGGAAAAAAGTGGCAAGCTCGAAAATACCTATATTTTCTTTACCGCCGATCATGGTCTTTCGATAGGACACCACGGCCTGATGGGTAAGCAAAATATGTTCGAACATAGTGTCCGCCCCCCGCTGATTATTAGTGGGCCGGCCATCGCAAAGAACGCAAAAAGACATCAGGCCGTGTATTTGCAGGATATCATGGCTACGTCATTAGAGTTGGCGGGCATAGAAAAGCAATCACGGATTTTCTTCAACAGCCTGCTGCCACAGCTAAAAAGCGATACCGCTCCTGGCAACTATCCAAGTATTTATGGATGCTACACCGACCTTCAGCGGATGGTAAGCTCAGAACAGTATAAACTGATTGTGTATCCGGCTGCCCGGAAAATGCTATTGTTCAATCTGAAAGACGATCCTGAAGAAAGGAAGGACATCGCCCAGCTTCCCTCCAGTCAACCAATTATGAAGAAACTGAAAGCGAAACTCATCCAGCAGCAACAGCAACTGAATGACAAACTGGATCTTAAGCCGCTATTAGGCAGCCTTTAG
- a CDS encoding methylated-DNA--[protein]-cysteine S-methyltransferase has protein sequence MTTNSTHTYQQIARAIEHLTAHFREQPSLSELAEKVNMSEFHFQRLFTEWAGVSPKKFSQYLTLEHAKTRLRKGDPLADVAYDSGLSGTGRLHDLFVTIEGVTPGQFKQAGSGLDLLYGVFDSPFGEYVLGAINGKIALLHFLNDENDPESILASAWPEASLHHDPTVVQFLADQIFPTTDGMTTEAIPQKSDKPLSVLVRGSAFQLKVWEALLKIPEGKLASYDQIAEAIGQPTASRAVGTAIGSNPVGYLIPCHRVIKKTGLFGGYRWGTKRKQAMLGWEAARLDS, from the coding sequence ATGACAACGAACAGCACCCACACGTATCAGCAGATTGCCCGCGCCATCGAACACTTGACGGCCCATTTTCGGGAACAACCGTCCTTAAGCGAACTGGCGGAGAAAGTGAATATGAGCGAATTTCATTTTCAGCGGTTATTCACAGAATGGGCTGGTGTAAGCCCCAAGAAATTTAGCCAATACCTAACCCTCGAACATGCCAAAACCCGGCTTCGTAAGGGTGATCCTCTGGCAGATGTCGCTTATGATTCCGGCCTTTCCGGAACGGGCCGGTTGCACGATCTATTCGTAACCATCGAAGGCGTTACACCGGGACAATTCAAACAGGCAGGCTCTGGCCTCGATCTGTTATACGGCGTGTTCGATAGTCCATTTGGCGAGTATGTATTAGGGGCTATCAATGGAAAAATCGCTCTTTTGCATTTCCTGAACGATGAAAACGATCCCGAAAGCATTCTGGCATCGGCATGGCCCGAAGCATCGCTGCATCACGATCCAACAGTTGTTCAGTTTCTGGCTGACCAGATTTTTCCGACAACCGATGGTATGACCACGGAAGCCATCCCCCAGAAATCAGACAAACCGCTGTCTGTTCTTGTACGCGGGTCTGCCTTTCAGCTAAAAGTATGGGAAGCATTACTGAAAATCCCGGAAGGCAAACTGGCGAGTTACGACCAGATTGCCGAAGCCATTGGTCAACCCACAGCTTCGCGGGCAGTCGGCACGGCCATCGGTAGTAATCCGGTCGGTTATCTGATCCCATGTCACCGGGTCATCAAAAAAACGGGGCTGTTTGGCGGGTATCGCTGGGGAACGAAACGCAAACAGGCCATGCTCGGCTGGGAAGCTGCACGGCTTGACAGTTAA
- a CDS encoding (Fe-S)-binding protein: MTVGLFIPCYVNQFYPQAAIATLQLLRKVGVEVVYPSKQTCCGQPMANSGFEHLTQECNDLFLENFSRFDYIVAPSASCVLHVKQHLHSATDPAEADRIRSNVYELVEFLTDVLKVENLRARFPHKVGIHQSCHGLRGLYLAQMSELNTLPFSKPVHLLNMVEGLELVTLDRPDECCGFGGTFCVAEEAVSVKMGKDRVTDHTKNGAEYITSVDLSCLMHLEGILHRNKSAIKAVHIAEILNSTL; this comes from the coding sequence ATGACTGTCGGACTTTTTATTCCCTGTTACGTAAACCAGTTTTACCCCCAGGCAGCCATAGCAACGCTTCAGTTGTTGCGGAAAGTAGGGGTCGAAGTAGTCTATCCATCCAAACAAACCTGCTGTGGACAGCCGATGGCTAATTCAGGGTTTGAGCACCTGACGCAGGAATGCAATGATCTTTTTCTGGAAAATTTTTCCAGATTCGATTACATCGTAGCCCCTTCAGCGAGTTGTGTACTACACGTTAAGCAACACCTGCATTCGGCTACCGATCCGGCGGAAGCAGACCGTATTCGATCAAATGTGTATGAACTGGTCGAGTTTTTAACCGATGTATTGAAAGTAGAAAACTTGCGGGCCCGATTCCCTCACAAAGTAGGAATTCACCAGAGTTGTCATGGATTGCGTGGTCTTTATCTGGCCCAGATGAGCGAGCTCAATACCCTGCCTTTTTCCAAACCTGTCCACTTGTTGAATATGGTAGAAGGCCTGGAACTGGTTACGCTGGATCGCCCGGATGAATGCTGCGGTTTTGGCGGGACGTTTTGCGTGGCCGAAGAAGCCGTATCGGTAAAAATGGGGAAAGACCGGGTAACCGATCATACCAAAAATGGGGCCGAGTACATTACGTCCGTCGATCTTTCCTGCCTGATGCATCTGGAAGGGATTCTGCACCGGAATAAGAGCGCCATTAAAGCCGTACACATTGCAGAAATATTAAACTCGACCTTGTGA
- a CDS encoding LutC/YkgG family protein, with the protein MSSRENILAAVLKNQPPASPLPDIGFLKGNAVDVVAQYSGVFASIGGNVFLVKDLAAVDALIRENFDATKRIITTLPELGNSFELLSATADPHTFDDVEVAVIEAQLAVAENGAVWLPEQRMGQRIVPYICQHLVVVVAAETIVPTLHEAYGQIGLGQYGFGAFIGGPSKTADIEQALVMGAHGPITMTVLILDQVG; encoded by the coding sequence ATGAGCAGCAGAGAAAACATTCTGGCCGCTGTTTTGAAAAATCAGCCTCCCGCCAGCCCTTTGCCCGATATTGGTTTTTTGAAAGGCAACGCGGTGGACGTCGTGGCTCAGTACAGTGGTGTTTTTGCCAGTATTGGCGGGAATGTATTTTTGGTAAAAGACCTGGCAGCCGTTGATGCCCTGATCAGGGAAAACTTCGATGCCACAAAGCGTATTATAACCACGCTGCCAGAACTAGGTAATTCGTTTGAACTGCTTTCTGCCACTGCTGATCCGCATACGTTTGATGATGTGGAGGTAGCCGTGATCGAGGCCCAGTTGGCAGTTGCTGAAAATGGTGCGGTCTGGCTTCCGGAGCAACGCATGGGGCAACGGATTGTCCCCTACATCTGCCAGCATCTGGTGGTGGTGGTAGCGGCCGAAACCATCGTGCCTACGCTGCATGAAGCCTATGGTCAAATTGGGTTGGGGCAATACGGTTTTGGGGCTTTTATTGGAGGACCGTCCAAAACGGCCGACATTGAGCAGGCGCTGGTGATGGGAGCACACGGCCCAATCACGATGACGGTGTTGATTTTGGATCAGGTCGGCTAG
- a CDS encoding MarR family transcriptional regulator, with translation MILTFGQYNILTATRHCVNRTQLSEHTNFDRTLVSYLITGLVRSGLLNICNEGNEEQTFYELTDAGLDCIEEYERENPDLIINRLTI, from the coding sequence ATGATACTTACGTTTGGCCAATACAACATTCTTACAGCTACACGTCACTGCGTGAACCGAACTCAATTATCTGAGCACACCAATTTTGATCGTACGCTGGTTAGCTACCTTATCACAGGGTTGGTTCGCAGTGGATTGCTAAACATCTGTAATGAAGGAAATGAAGAGCAGACGTTTTATGAATTAACCGACGCTGGACTGGACTGCATTGAAGAATACGAACGGGAAAACCCCGATCTGATTATCAATCGACTCACCATATAG
- a CDS encoding type B 50S ribosomal protein L31: MKKGIHPEYREVVFHDLSSDYKFLTRSTVQTKDTIEFEGKTYPLVKIEVSSQSHPFYTGKNVLLDTAGRVDKFRKRYGTK; encoded by the coding sequence ATGAAAAAGGGCATTCACCCGGAATACCGCGAAGTGGTATTCCACGACCTGTCGAGCGATTACAAATTCCTGACACGTTCGACGGTTCAAACAAAAGACACTATCGAGTTTGAAGGAAAAACCTATCCGCTCGTTAAAATTGAAGTTAGCTCGCAGTCGCACCCATTCTATACAGGTAAGAACGTGTTGCTCGATACAGCTGGTCGTGTGGACAAGTTCCGCAAGCGCTACGGCACTAAGTAA
- a CDS encoding ribonucleoside-diphosphate reductase subunit alpha, with protein MYVIKRDGRRESVKFDKITARIEKLCYGLDPAYVQPVEVAMKVVNGLYDGVKTTELDNLAAETAASMTTKHPDYAILAARIAISNLHKETNKSFSGTIKRLYTYEDSKTGENAALISKEVYEVVRQHAALLDSTIIYDRDYGYDYFGYKTLEKSYLLKIDGRIAERPQHMLMRVAVGIHMEDIDAAIETYNLLSEKWFTHATPTLFNAGTPKPQMSSCFLLTMKDDSIDGIYDTLKQTAKISQSAGGIGLSIHNVRATGTYIKGTNGTSNGIVPMLRVFNDTARYVDQGGGKRKGSFAVYLEPWHADIYDFLDLKKNSGKEENRARDLFYALWTPDLFMKRVEDNDVWSLFCPHECPGLADCYGDEFEALYTRYEREGRARRTIKAQDLWYKILESQTETGTPYMLYKDAANKKSNQKNLGTIKSSNLCTEIIEYTAPDEVAVCNLASIALPKFIKRDPDGVMRFDHQKLYEVTKTATRNLNKIIDINYYPVEEARRSNMRHRPIGLGVQGLADAFIMLRMPFESDEARRLNEDIFETIYFGAMTSSMEQAKEYGPYETWKGSPISQGQFQFDMWGVKPKSGRWDWESLRKEVVEHGVRNSLLLAPMPTASTSQILGNNECFEPYTSNIYTRRVLSGEFVVVNKHLLKDLVKLGLWNDAMKNNLILANGSIQAIPNIPQHIKDLYKTVWEIKQKHIIDMAADRGAYICQSQSLNIHIQDSNFGKLTSMHFYAWKAGLKTGMYYLRTKAAADAVKFTVVQPQAEPQLEPVMAEAVTVEKPLDYVQYAKEHAQNTTPTPVPMVTDLEQQYAAMTCSLDDPEGCEMCGS; from the coding sequence ATGTACGTAATCAAACGTGACGGACGCCGGGAGTCGGTCAAGTTCGACAAGATTACCGCCAGGATCGAAAAACTGTGCTACGGCCTTGATCCGGCTTATGTTCAGCCTGTTGAGGTCGCCATGAAAGTGGTTAACGGTCTCTACGATGGTGTAAAAACCACCGAGCTGGACAATTTAGCCGCCGAAACAGCCGCTTCGATGACCACAAAGCACCCCGATTATGCCATTCTGGCCGCTCGGATTGCTATTTCGAACCTGCATAAAGAGACGAACAAATCGTTCTCCGGAACCATCAAACGGCTATATACGTATGAAGACTCTAAAACCGGCGAAAATGCAGCACTGATTTCGAAAGAGGTTTATGAGGTTGTACGCCAACATGCAGCTCTGCTCGACTCAACGATCATCTACGATCGGGATTATGGCTATGATTATTTCGGCTACAAAACCCTCGAAAAATCGTATCTGCTGAAAATCGACGGTCGCATTGCCGAACGTCCGCAGCATATGCTGATGCGCGTAGCTGTGGGTATTCACATGGAGGATATCGATGCGGCTATTGAGACCTATAACCTACTGAGTGAGAAGTGGTTTACGCACGCAACGCCAACGCTGTTCAACGCCGGAACACCAAAGCCACAGATGTCGAGTTGCTTCCTGTTGACGATGAAGGATGATTCCATCGACGGGATCTACGATACATTGAAGCAAACCGCCAAGATTTCGCAGTCGGCGGGTGGTATTGGGTTAAGTATCCATAATGTTCGTGCTACAGGAACGTATATCAAAGGCACTAACGGAACATCCAACGGGATTGTGCCGATGTTGCGCGTATTTAACGATACAGCCCGCTACGTAGATCAGGGGGGCGGCAAACGTAAAGGTTCGTTTGCTGTCTATCTGGAACCCTGGCACGCTGATATTTATGACTTCCTCGATCTGAAAAAGAATTCGGGTAAGGAAGAAAACCGTGCCCGCGACCTGTTCTACGCTCTCTGGACGCCCGATCTGTTTATGAAACGGGTAGAAGACAATGACGTTTGGTCGCTGTTCTGCCCGCACGAGTGCCCCGGTCTGGCCGATTGCTATGGCGACGAATTTGAAGCGTTGTATACGCGCTACGAACGCGAAGGTCGTGCCCGTCGGACAATAAAGGCACAAGATTTGTGGTACAAGATTTTGGAGTCTCAGACCGAGACTGGCACGCCTTATATGCTATACAAGGATGCTGCCAACAAAAAATCGAACCAGAAAAACCTCGGTACCATCAAGTCGTCAAACCTGTGTACCGAAATCATCGAGTACACCGCTCCCGACGAAGTAGCGGTTTGTAATCTGGCGTCGATTGCCCTGCCGAAGTTTATCAAACGTGATCCGGATGGTGTAATGCGGTTCGATCACCAGAAACTATATGAGGTTACGAAAACGGCCACGCGCAATCTCAACAAGATCATCGACATCAACTACTACCCAGTTGAAGAAGCGCGTCGGAGCAACATGCGTCACCGGCCGATTGGGTTGGGCGTACAGGGGTTGGCCGATGCATTCATCATGCTGCGGATGCCGTTTGAGTCGGATGAAGCGCGTCGCCTGAACGAAGACATTTTCGAAACGATCTATTTCGGTGCTATGACTTCTTCGATGGAGCAAGCTAAAGAATACGGTCCGTATGAAACCTGGAAAGGTTCACCGATTTCGCAGGGGCAGTTCCAGTTCGATATGTGGGGTGTAAAACCTAAATCAGGACGCTGGGATTGGGAAAGTCTGCGCAAAGAGGTTGTCGAACATGGTGTTCGGAACTCGCTGCTGCTGGCGCCAATGCCGACCGCATCGACCTCACAGATTCTGGGCAACAACGAGTGCTTCGAACCATATACGAGTAATATCTATACGCGTCGCGTGTTGTCGGGTGAGTTTGTCGTGGTCAACAAGCACCTATTGAAAGATCTCGTGAAACTAGGTCTGTGGAATGATGCGATGAAGAATAACCTGATTCTGGCTAACGGCTCGATCCAGGCTATTCCGAACATACCGCAGCATATCAAAGATCTCTATAAAACGGTTTGGGAGATCAAGCAGAAGCATATCATCGATATGGCTGCCGATCGGGGTGCGTACATTTGCCAGTCACAATCGCTGAACATCCACATTCAGGATTCGAACTTCGGCAAACTGACATCGATGCACTTCTATGCCTGGAAGGCGGGTCTGAAAACGGGTATGTATTACCTGCGGACGAAGGCTGCTGCCGATGCGGTGAAGTTCACGGTTGTTCAACCACAAGCCGAGCCACAACTGGAGCCCGTAATGGCCGAAGCGGTAACCGTCGAAAAACCTCTCGATTACGTACAATACGCTAAAGAGCACGCTCAGAACACAACGCCTACACCCGTACCGATGGTGACGGATCTCGAACAGCAGTATGCGGCCATGACCTGCTCACTGGATGATCCGGAAGGTTGTGAGATGTGTGGCTCATAA
- a CDS encoding Crp/Fnr family transcriptional regulator translates to MDILREFLQESGFDTVEQSTILSQFHRRELSKGNLFAEAGRICDQLAFVEKGLFQFFADRDGDEITTYTAGTADFVVSLGSFLKQQPSRESIRALTDSVLWSISRHSFNQLRQTISSFELFYMGLLEDQINCIEESRYNLLTLSAEERYQKLMTDEPHLLQEVPLQYLASILGVTPRHLSRIRGQIRQLTINHQGWLTERSGHLSKRLAYLTDHLCIVNQLTKRRYEIATSNRVIISELFHISPALSA, encoded by the coding sequence ATGGATATACTCCGGGAGTTTCTTCAGGAAAGTGGATTCGATACCGTGGAGCAATCGACTATTCTTAGCCAGTTTCATCGTCGGGAATTAAGTAAAGGTAATCTCTTTGCCGAGGCTGGCCGCATTTGTGATCAGCTGGCATTTGTCGAAAAGGGATTGTTCCAGTTTTTTGCGGATCGCGATGGCGACGAAATTACAACGTACACGGCTGGTACGGCCGATTTTGTTGTATCGCTGGGTAGCTTTCTGAAACAGCAACCTTCCCGCGAATCCATCCGTGCCCTGACCGATAGTGTGCTTTGGAGCATTAGCCGACACTCGTTCAATCAATTACGGCAGACTATTTCCTCATTTGAACTGTTCTATATGGGCTTGCTCGAAGATCAGATCAACTGCATCGAAGAGAGTCGCTATAATCTGCTGACACTCTCTGCCGAAGAGCGCTATCAGAAACTAATGACCGATGAGCCACATCTGTTGCAGGAAGTGCCTCTTCAATACCTCGCTTCCATTCTTGGTGTTACTCCCCGTCACCTGAGCCGTATCCGTGGTCAGATTCGACAGCTAACGATCAATCATCAGGGCTGGCTCACTGAGCGATCTGGACATTTGTCTAAGAGATTGGCTTATCTCACAGACCACCTTTGTATCGTCAACCAATTAACAAAAAGACGATATGAAATTGCCACTAGCAATCGGGTTATTATTTCTGAGTTATTCCACATTAGCCCAGCGCTTTCCGCGTAA